A genomic segment from Glycine max cultivar Williams 82 chromosome 1, Glycine_max_v4.0, whole genome shotgun sequence encodes:
- the LOC113002301 gene encoding uncharacterized protein: MGRLFTLNGVEASKSKDLIQGKCFTSGNPLLVLFDSDVIHSFTSSSCVEKLKFFVSSFNGDLVVKTPTSGYVLTSDVCLNCPVEIFGRKLLIDHIGLPLTQIDVILGMGWLSSNHVLLNYFDKIVVLGDSEVSRDRMFISVNQVVTSLKEYSQVYMILCNLELKTKVSISDLLVVREFPEDISDLLPKRER; encoded by the coding sequence ATGGGAAGATTATTTACTCTTAATGGAGTGGAAGCTTCGAAATCCAAAGATCTAATCCAAGGTAAATGTTTCACAAGTGGGAATCCCTTACTTGTGCTATTCGATTCTGATGTGATCCATTCATTTACATCTTCCTCGTGTGTGGAGAAACTTAAGTTTTTTGTGTCTTCGTTCAATGGTGATCTTGTGGTAAAGACCCCAACTAGTGGTTATGTGTTAACTTCTGATGTGTGTTTAAATTGTCCTGTAGAGATTTTTGGTAGAAAACTCTTGATTGATCATATTGGTTTACCTCTAACccaaattgatgttattctgGGTATGGGTtggttatcttccaaccatgtcttattaaactattttgataaaattgtggtGCTTGGTGATTCTGAAGTGAGTAGGGATAGGATGTTCATCTCTGTCAACCAAGTTGTGACATCTTTGAAAGAATATTCCCAAGTGTACATGATCCTGTGTAACCTAGAATTAAAGACCAAGGTTTCCATCAGTGACCTCCTAGTTGTTAGAGAGTTTCCTGAGGATATATCTGATTTACTACctaagagagagagatag